From Spirosoma agri, one genomic window encodes:
- a CDS encoding dipeptidase, translating into MKYWLSTSLLACLATTVFSASAQDDKALLKKAHKIHDKAFTVDTHADTPMLLSRGGFDVTKDNDPRTTNSKVDYPRMKRGGLDAIFWAVYLGQGPRTPEGHETAKKKALDIFDAVDKTLKTTASEAALATTPDEAVQISKTGKRVIFIGVENGYPMGHDISLLKQFYDKGARYMTLCHSSNNDICDSSTDPKGAEYQGLSPLGEQVVVEMNRLGMMIDVSHVSDSTFYDVVRLSKVPIIASHSGAKAICDHPRNLTDDMLKALAKNGGVVQLNLLSDYVKTIPASPEREAAQKAMMEKWGVKDRRSMMGAMSKLSEEDQKKLRDEFMDINKKYPVQLATVKDAVDHIDHIVKLIGIDHVGMGADFDGGGALADCFDVSQYENFTVEFVRRGYSKKDIEKIWSGNFFRVMKAVDKGKTTEVASR; encoded by the coding sequence ATGAAATACTGGTTGTCTACCTCCTTGTTGGCCTGTCTGGCTACGACCGTCTTCTCGGCTTCGGCGCAGGACGATAAGGCGCTGCTAAAAAAAGCACATAAGATTCACGACAAAGCGTTTACGGTTGATACACACGCGGATACGCCCATGCTGTTATCGCGTGGCGGCTTCGACGTGACGAAAGATAATGATCCGCGCACGACCAACAGCAAGGTCGATTATCCCCGTATGAAACGGGGTGGACTAGACGCCATTTTCTGGGCCGTGTATCTGGGGCAGGGGCCGCGCACACCCGAAGGGCACGAAACGGCGAAGAAAAAGGCACTCGACATTTTTGACGCTGTTGACAAAACCCTAAAAACCACCGCTTCTGAAGCGGCCCTGGCAACGACGCCGGACGAAGCCGTCCAGATCAGCAAGACCGGCAAGCGGGTTATTTTCATCGGCGTCGAAAATGGCTATCCGATGGGCCACGATATTTCGCTGCTCAAACAATTCTATGACAAAGGCGCTCGCTACATGACGCTTTGCCATTCGAGCAATAACGACATCTGCGATTCATCGACCGATCCGAAAGGGGCAGAGTATCAGGGATTGAGCCCGTTGGGTGAGCAGGTCGTGGTCGAAATGAACCGGCTGGGCATGATGATCGATGTGTCGCACGTATCGGATTCGACCTTTTATGATGTGGTTCGCCTGTCGAAGGTGCCCATCATTGCGTCGCATTCGGGAGCAAAGGCCATCTGCGATCATCCACGCAACCTAACCGACGACATGCTGAAAGCACTGGCGAAAAACGGTGGTGTCGTTCAGCTGAATCTGTTGAGCGACTACGTGAAAACCATTCCGGCCAGCCCAGAGCGCGAAGCAGCTCAGAAAGCGATGATGGAGAAATGGGGTGTAAAAGACCGTCGGTCGATGATGGGTGCCATGAGCAAATTGTCGGAAGAGGATCAGAAAAAACTCCGCGACGAGTTCATGGACATCAACAAAAAATACCCGGTGCAACTGGCTACGGTGAAAGACGCGGTTGATCACATCGACCACATTGTCAAGCTCATCGGCATTGATCACGTGGGTATGGGTGCCGACTTCGACGGCGGGGGCGCACTGGCCGACTGCTTCGACGTGAGTCAGTACGAGAACTTTACGGTCGAATTCGTCCGTCGGGGGTACTCGAAAAAAGACATCGAAAAAATATGGAGTGGCAACTTTTTTCGGGTGATGAAAGCTGTCGATAAAGGAAAAACCACCGAGGTGGCCAGTCGTTAA
- the arfB gene encoding alternative ribosome rescue aminoacyl-tRNA hydrolase ArfB — protein sequence MDVTRLQPDIHYQFARSGGAGGQNVNKVATKAELRFNIRDSALLTDEERVILEEKLANKLTTDGELVLTHQTERTQLANKEKVTKKFYRLIEKAFEKPKPRRATKPSKASVEERITGKKRKGDIKENRKRVDY from the coding sequence ATGGACGTAACCCGCCTACAGCCCGACATACACTACCAGTTTGCCCGAAGCGGTGGTGCCGGTGGGCAAAACGTCAATAAAGTGGCGACAAAAGCTGAACTCCGTTTCAATATTCGCGATTCAGCTTTGCTAACCGACGAAGAACGGGTCATTCTGGAAGAAAAGCTGGCGAACAAACTCACCACCGATGGCGAGCTGGTGCTTACTCACCAGACCGAACGGACGCAGTTAGCCAACAAGGAGAAGGTAACCAAAAAGTTTTACCGCCTGATCGAGAAAGCGTTCGAGAAGCCAAAACCCCGCCGGGCCACCAAACCGTCGAAAGCCTCGGTCGAAGAACGCATCACCGGGAAGAAACGGAAAGGCGATATAAAAGAGAACCGCAAACGGGTCGATTATTAA
- a CDS encoding SusD/RagB family nutrient-binding outer membrane lipoprotein, with the protein MKRIVSSFRYKALFAAMLLGTAACTEKFDQINTNPNAPTVATADLFLPHGIQSAVDAYWGGSLGMDVGDLISQYWARIQYTDIDQYTITSDVYGTASWQVFFIESQADFQRIYKMGAESSNPNYQAVAVIMRSWVFSLLTDIYGDIPYKDAIKGIEGTLQPKYDAQKDVYAGLVAELKAANDMIVLNDNSKAIAGDILLGNDLTKWKKFANSLSLRLLNRMLNKADAPIDVKSEINRILSDPTKYPVLASNSDNVQLNYLDATNNNNPINQNRKTRDDHRVSATLINKLKAMSDDRLAVYANTPADGGDYKGVPNGLSNADANALGLSKTSKVGTFFVSPTAPGVVMSYAELQFIKAEFAYKGIASAGVVATNYTNGINASFSQYKLTASSAYLAANALKSGADGYTQIMEQKWIALYGQGLESWAEYRRTGIPALSPAVINTNGGIIPTRLPYPGSEESLNFTNFSEALTRQGGKNDMRLKLWFAK; encoded by the coding sequence ATGAAACGTATCGTCTCTTCTTTCCGCTATAAAGCCCTGTTTGCGGCCATGCTGCTGGGAACGGCTGCCTGTACTGAAAAGTTTGATCAGATCAATACCAACCCGAATGCGCCGACCGTTGCGACCGCCGATCTGTTTCTGCCGCACGGCATTCAGAGCGCGGTTGATGCCTACTGGGGCGGATCGCTGGGCATGGATGTGGGTGACCTTATTTCGCAATATTGGGCGCGCATTCAGTACACCGATATTGACCAGTATACCATCACGAGCGATGTGTACGGCACGGCATCGTGGCAGGTTTTCTTCATCGAATCGCAGGCCGATTTTCAGCGCATTTATAAAATGGGTGCCGAGTCGAGTAATCCGAACTACCAGGCCGTAGCCGTTATTATGCGCTCCTGGGTGTTCTCGTTGCTGACGGACATTTACGGCGATATTCCGTACAAGGATGCCATCAAAGGGATCGAAGGAACGCTACAGCCGAAATACGACGCGCAGAAAGATGTGTATGCAGGCCTGGTCGCCGAGCTGAAAGCGGCCAACGACATGATTGTTCTCAACGACAACAGCAAAGCGATCGCAGGTGACATTTTGCTGGGTAACGACCTGACAAAGTGGAAGAAATTTGCCAACTCGCTCAGTCTACGGTTACTCAATCGGATGCTCAATAAAGCGGACGCGCCGATCGACGTGAAATCGGAAATCAACCGAATTCTGAGTGACCCGACCAAGTATCCGGTGCTGGCTTCGAACTCCGATAATGTACAGCTGAACTACCTCGATGCCACGAACAACAACAACCCGATCAACCAGAACCGCAAAACGCGCGATGATCACCGGGTGAGTGCAACGCTGATCAACAAGCTCAAAGCCATGAGCGATGACCGGTTAGCGGTCTACGCCAATACGCCAGCCGATGGCGGTGATTATAAAGGCGTTCCGAATGGTTTGTCAAATGCCGATGCTAACGCGCTCGGGCTGTCGAAAACCTCGAAAGTGGGTACGTTCTTTGTGTCGCCAACGGCTCCGGGCGTTGTGATGAGTTACGCCGAGTTACAGTTCATCAAAGCCGAGTTCGCGTATAAGGGCATTGCATCGGCGGGTGTCGTCGCGACCAACTACACCAACGGCATAAACGCGTCATTCAGTCAGTACAAGCTCACGGCTTCTTCGGCTTATCTGGCTGCGAACGCGCTGAAGAGCGGTGCCGATGGGTATACGCAGATCATGGAGCAGAAGTGGATTGCGCTGTACGGTCAGGGACTGGAATCATGGGCCGAATATCGGCGGACGGGCATCCCGGCCTTATCACCGGCGGTGATCAACACAAATGGGGGCATCATTCCGACCCGGCTTCCCTATCCCGGATCGGAGGAGTCACTGAACTTTACCAATTTCAGCGAAGCGCTTACCCGGCAGGGCGGCAAAAACGACATGAGACTCAAACTATGGTTCGCTAAATAA
- a CDS encoding SusC/RagA family TonB-linked outer membrane protein codes for MREIFTRLCLLSFLLLSVAGYAQDKTLKGRVTSKSDGAGLPGANVLIKGTDRGSTTNVNGEFTLNSPDNAILIVSYIGFKPVEVAVGAKSVIDVSLEEDASNLSEIVVTALGITREKKALGYSVQEVGGKQLTQARATNFVNALSGKIAGVQVTGSNGAPGASSRILIRGASSIGSNNQPLFVVDGVPIDNSNFGSGTGVDYGNAAASINPDDIDNVSVLKGPSAAALYGSRGANGVILITTKSGKGTKGIGVSVNTNTAFDSPFRQPEWQNEYGQGNKGQFSFVDGTGKGVNDGVDESWGPKLDGRLIPQFDSPIAADGTRTPTPWVAHPDNVNQFYRTGRTLTNNISVTGANDKGDFRISFTDLNQTGILPNTDYKRRTVSLNAGWNLTPKLSVRATGNYVRDGSDNRTNWGLYFIWFGRQVDMEKLQNYQAPNSIYQYNWNYNYWTNPYYFLNLSTRANDKDRLYGNMSATYKFTPWLSLTARTGTDVYEDRRKTKNAARIDNLNGAKQFDSYNEEQIFIRESNSDFLLNATHKFGEFDVTANIGGNHRYNYAQRNYMGATELAIPRVWNLGNSRQAKVAEQTYTEKTVNSAYASANIGFRNYLFVDLTARNDWSSALPASNRSYFYPSAAVSAILTDMFNVNSPVLSFAKLRAGIARVGNDTDPYRLIQSYRYENPWGSTPSLSENNAMLNAFLKPEITNSYEIGAEIKLWNNRVGLDVTYYDKESSNQILDVNVSQASGFNSKLLNAGKLQNRGVEVQLSATPIKAGPFKWDIMVNWAQNRNKVLELSEGLTTYQLNTSYNPLTGATTTNSFRGVSVEARVGQPYGTFFGQGFLRDPSGSIIYDKSGYPQLDPTRRILGNFTPKWIGGFQNTFSYKRLSLSTLIDVRHGGDVFSQTVNIGRYTGVLKETLVGREEGIVGQGVVNTGTSENPVYTPNTTRISSEEWHKKYYSLSNNEATLFDGSFVKLREVKLTYMLSGQVFKRLPFRDIAISVVGRNLALLQSNIPHIDPETSYYNDGNLQGIENGQIPTTRTIGFNLNFNL; via the coding sequence ATGAGAGAAATTTTTACGCGATTGTGTCTGCTGTCTTTCCTGCTACTGAGTGTAGCCGGTTATGCACAGGACAAAACACTGAAGGGCCGTGTAACATCGAAATCGGATGGAGCGGGTTTGCCGGGTGCAAACGTCCTGATCAAAGGCACTGACCGGGGAAGTACGACCAATGTCAATGGCGAATTCACGCTGAACAGTCCGGATAATGCGATTCTGATTGTCTCCTACATTGGGTTCAAGCCCGTAGAGGTAGCCGTTGGTGCGAAGTCCGTCATTGATGTGTCGCTGGAGGAAGATGCCTCCAACCTGAGCGAAATTGTTGTAACGGCTCTGGGTATCACGCGGGAAAAGAAAGCATTGGGCTATTCTGTTCAGGAAGTGGGCGGGAAACAGCTGACGCAGGCCCGCGCGACCAACTTCGTCAACGCCTTGTCGGGTAAAATTGCCGGGGTACAGGTTACGGGTTCCAATGGCGCACCCGGCGCATCGTCGCGTATTCTGATTCGGGGAGCCAGTTCGATTGGGAGTAATAACCAGCCGCTTTTTGTTGTCGATGGCGTGCCTATTGATAACAGTAATTTTGGCTCCGGTACCGGCGTCGACTATGGTAATGCCGCTGCGTCCATAAATCCGGACGATATTGATAACGTCAGCGTCTTGAAAGGACCCAGTGCGGCTGCGTTGTATGGCTCACGGGGGGCAAACGGCGTTATTCTGATCACGACCAAAAGCGGGAAAGGCACAAAAGGCATCGGCGTTTCGGTCAATACGAACACCGCCTTCGATAGTCCGTTCCGTCAGCCCGAATGGCAGAACGAATACGGTCAGGGGAACAAGGGTCAGTTTTCGTTTGTCGATGGAACCGGTAAAGGGGTCAACGATGGTGTTGACGAAAGCTGGGGGCCTAAACTGGACGGTCGTCTGATTCCGCAATTCGATTCGCCGATTGCCGCCGACGGAACCCGCACGCCAACACCCTGGGTTGCGCATCCCGATAACGTGAACCAGTTCTACCGGACGGGCCGTACGCTCACTAATAACATTTCGGTTACGGGAGCCAATGATAAAGGCGACTTCCGGATATCGTTCACGGATCTGAACCAGACGGGTATCCTGCCGAACACGGACTACAAACGGCGGACGGTGTCGCTCAATGCGGGCTGGAACTTAACCCCAAAACTGAGCGTGCGTGCAACCGGCAATTACGTGCGGGATGGAAGCGATAACCGTACGAACTGGGGGCTGTACTTCATCTGGTTCGGTCGTCAGGTCGACATGGAGAAATTGCAGAACTACCAAGCACCGAACAGCATCTACCAGTATAACTGGAACTACAACTACTGGACGAACCCCTATTACTTCCTGAACCTGAGCACCCGGGCAAATGATAAAGATCGGCTATACGGCAATATGTCAGCTACGTACAAATTTACGCCCTGGCTGAGCCTCACCGCCCGCACCGGTACGGATGTGTACGAAGACCGTCGCAAAACGAAAAATGCCGCGCGCATCGATAACCTCAACGGTGCCAAACAATTTGACAGCTACAACGAGGAGCAGATTTTCATCCGGGAATCCAACTCTGATTTCCTGCTGAACGCAACGCATAAATTTGGCGAGTTTGACGTGACGGCCAATATCGGCGGAAACCACCGCTACAACTACGCCCAGCGTAACTACATGGGCGCTACCGAACTGGCCATTCCGCGCGTGTGGAACCTGGGTAACTCACGGCAGGCGAAGGTGGCCGAACAGACCTACACCGAAAAGACGGTCAACAGTGCTTATGCGTCGGCAAATATCGGGTTCCGGAATTACCTGTTCGTGGATCTGACTGCCCGGAACGACTGGTCCAGTGCCCTGCCAGCCAGCAACCGGTCGTATTTTTATCCGTCGGCGGCAGTGAGCGCCATTCTGACCGATATGTTCAATGTGAACTCGCCGGTGCTGTCGTTTGCGAAACTTCGGGCCGGTATTGCCCGCGTTGGTAACGATACCGATCCGTACCGGTTGATCCAGTCGTACCGCTACGAAAATCCTTGGGGATCAACGCCTTCGCTGTCAGAAAACAACGCGATGCTCAACGCGTTCCTGAAGCCGGAGATAACGAATTCCTACGAAATTGGGGCCGAAATAAAGCTCTGGAATAACCGGGTTGGGCTGGATGTCACGTACTACGACAAGGAGTCATCCAATCAGATTCTGGACGTCAACGTCTCGCAGGCATCGGGCTTCAACTCGAAACTGCTGAATGCTGGTAAATTACAAAACCGGGGCGTTGAAGTGCAGTTGAGCGCAACGCCGATCAAGGCGGGCCCTTTCAAGTGGGATATCATGGTGAACTGGGCACAGAACCGGAACAAGGTGCTCGAACTCTCGGAAGGGTTGACGACCTACCAGCTTAACACCTCGTATAACCCACTGACGGGCGCAACGACAACCAACTCCTTCCGGGGTGTTTCGGTCGAAGCGCGGGTTGGTCAGCCGTACGGTACGTTCTTCGGGCAGGGCTTCCTGCGCGATCCGTCCGGCAGCATCATCTACGACAAAAGTGGGTATCCACAGCTAGATCCGACCCGCCGGATTCTGGGCAATTTTACGCCAAAATGGATCGGTGGTTTCCAGAATACATTCAGCTACAAGCGTCTGTCGCTGAGTACGCTGATCGATGTGCGGCACGGGGGTGATGTATTCTCGCAAACCGTTAACATCGGTCGGTATACGGGCGTACTGAAAGAAACGCTGGTTGGCCGCGAAGAGGGTATCGTTGGTCAGGGTGTCGTCAATACCGGAACGAGCGAAAATCCGGTGTACACGCCAAATACAACTCGGATCTCATCGGAAGAGTGGCACAAAAAATACTACTCGCTATCGAATAACGAAGCCACCCTGTTCGACGGAAGTTTCGTCAAACTGCGCGAGGTAAAACTGACCTATATGCTGTCGGGTCAGGTATTCAAGCGATTGCCGTTCCGGGATATTGCCATCTCGGTGGTTGGTCGCAATCTGGCTTTGCTGCAAAGCAACATTCCGCACATCGATCCGGAAACCAGCTATTACAACGACGGCAATCTGCAAGGCATCGAGAATGGGCAGATTCCAACCACACGGACGATTGGCTTTAATCTCAACTTCAACTTGTAA
- a CDS encoding 3-keto-disaccharide hydrolase — protein sequence MKKILIPCLLLSVMAVATPPGKKPKWTALFDGKEIKGWHSYHKDGVVGWSVEDGAMTPDGTGGDLVTDKEYENFELEFDFKIPKGSNSGVVYKIIDSPDIKSTYMSGPEYQVIDDKGYLDGEGKPYKLKDTQLTGANYDMIPPGDMSAAKAPGEWNKGRIVVNNNHIEHFVNGKKVVDYEYGSDNWKQLVAKSKFANWPYATAHAKGKIALQNHSPKERVWYRNIQIREL from the coding sequence ATGAAAAAAATACTGATTCCCTGCCTGCTGCTGAGCGTAATGGCAGTGGCAACGCCCCCCGGTAAAAAGCCAAAGTGGACGGCGCTCTTTGACGGAAAAGAAATTAAAGGATGGCACAGCTATCATAAAGACGGCGTGGTTGGCTGGAGCGTTGAGGATGGAGCCATGACCCCCGACGGAACGGGTGGTGACCTGGTGACAGATAAAGAATACGAAAATTTTGAACTCGAATTTGACTTCAAAATTCCGAAGGGCAGCAATAGCGGTGTCGTTTACAAGATCATCGACAGCCCCGATATTAAGTCTACGTACATGTCTGGTCCTGAGTACCAGGTTATTGACGATAAAGGGTATCTGGATGGTGAGGGTAAACCGTATAAACTGAAAGATACCCAACTAACAGGAGCCAATTATGATATGATTCCTCCCGGCGATATGAGTGCCGCAAAGGCACCCGGCGAATGGAACAAAGGCCGTATTGTAGTCAATAACAACCACATCGAACATTTTGTGAACGGAAAGAAAGTTGTCGATTACGAATACGGCTCCGATAACTGGAAGCAACTGGTTGCCAAGAGCAAATTTGCCAACTGGCCGTACGCTACGGCTCACGCCAAAGGTAAAATTGCGTTACAGAACCACAGTCCCAAAGAGCGCGTCTGGTATCGTAATATCCAGATTCGGGAGTTGTAG
- a CDS encoding FAD-binding and (Fe-S)-binding domain-containing protein produces the protein MFRHTPIPPFSSLLPSFEGDLYFDESPEHTAQRILYATDASVYQEMPIAVALPKSVADIKQLLRFAQQHKLGLIPRAAGTSLAGQVVGSGIVVDISKYFGQILDVNAAERWVRVQPGVIRDDLNAHLKPYGVMFGPETSTASRAMIGGMIGNNSCGLHSIVWGTTRDHLLEVRALLSDGAEVTFGSLTRDQFEAKCRGENVVSPLEQRLYVQFRDWLIDETVQRHIRDGYPKPTVSRRNTGYALDALVDFFELSSPTRRTAPTPPATANRPKRERGNGDVTETFNFSHLIAGSEGTLCFIIEAKLNLLPLPPKETALVCAHFDTIRQSLEANLVALAHQCYASELVDDYILQLTKTNIEQMKNRTFVEGDPKAILMVEFFDDTAAGVQQKAEQFVADLRTKALGYAYPILFDEETKKPWALRKAGLSIMYNIPGDEKPANVIEDTAVDVHDLPDYIDELDQMAWENHGLKLEYSAHAGAGEIHVLPLINLKSSEGRAKFRALLMDTAQLVKRYGGSLSGEHGDGRLRGECIAFMLGPENYQLCKDVKALWDPQNTFNPGKVVDTPPMNESLRSEADVVIPQPKTVFDFSNDGGLLELAEKCSGSGDCRKTAISGGTMCPSYMATRRERDTTRARANILRHFYSSTQKPTDHDYEAVKDVLDLCLSCKACKAECPSSVDMTRMKAEFTQQTYRENGVPMRAKLVGNFTRLMSLASLVPWAYNAIYDTPALRKLANRTVGFHPDRTMPELAGTTLRKWYSTHRSANRGTDAKPVGSQQTRTVYLFCDEFTNYNDVEVGQKAIQLLERLGYTVIIPEHVESGRTYLSKGLVEEARTIAIRNVTLLNDIVTDQTPLIGLEPSAILTFRDEYPDLVPPELKADAQRIAQHVFLFEEWFAQEIERKQIDSAFFTTEARQVRIHGHCHQKALSSMVPVKKALALPKNYQVQLIPSGCCGMAGSFGYETEHYELSMQIGELVLFPAVRQAEGAIIAAAGTSCRHQIKDGTGRKAQHPAEILFDALR, from the coding sequence ATGTTTCGTCATACGCCTATACCGCCTTTTTCCAGCCTGCTTCCCTCATTTGAGGGAGACCTGTATTTTGATGAATCGCCCGAACATACCGCCCAGCGTATCCTCTATGCAACGGATGCGTCGGTATACCAGGAGATGCCGATTGCAGTAGCGTTGCCGAAGTCGGTTGCTGACATCAAGCAGCTGTTGCGATTCGCTCAGCAGCACAAGTTGGGCCTGATTCCGCGTGCCGCCGGAACCTCGCTGGCCGGTCAGGTCGTGGGTAGCGGTATTGTTGTCGATATTTCGAAGTATTTTGGGCAGATCCTGGACGTCAATGCCGCCGAGCGTTGGGTACGGGTGCAACCAGGCGTTATCCGCGACGATCTGAATGCCCATCTGAAGCCGTATGGTGTCATGTTCGGGCCGGAAACGTCAACGGCCAGCCGGGCGATGATTGGCGGCATGATCGGTAATAATTCCTGCGGTCTTCACTCGATCGTGTGGGGCACTACCCGCGATCACCTGCTCGAAGTCCGGGCGCTGCTGAGTGATGGGGCTGAAGTAACATTCGGGTCACTTACCCGCGATCAGTTCGAGGCCAAATGTCGGGGTGAAAACGTTGTCAGTCCGTTGGAGCAACGGCTTTATGTGCAGTTCCGCGACTGGCTCATCGACGAAACCGTTCAACGCCATATCCGCGACGGTTATCCGAAACCAACGGTTTCGCGTCGCAATACGGGGTACGCGCTTGATGCGCTGGTTGATTTTTTTGAACTGTCTTCACCAACCCGTCGGACCGCCCCGACCCCTCCCGCAACGGCGAACCGCCCGAAACGGGAGAGAGGAAATGGAGACGTTACGGAAACCTTCAACTTCTCGCACCTGATTGCGGGCTCTGAGGGGACGCTCTGCTTCATCATCGAAGCAAAACTGAATTTACTGCCCCTGCCTCCGAAAGAAACCGCGCTGGTCTGTGCCCATTTCGATACCATCCGGCAGTCGCTGGAAGCTAATCTGGTTGCGTTGGCGCATCAGTGCTACGCGTCGGAACTGGTGGATGATTATATCCTGCAACTGACGAAGACCAATATCGAACAGATGAAGAATCGCACGTTTGTGGAAGGTGATCCGAAGGCGATTCTGATGGTTGAATTTTTCGATGATACCGCAGCGGGCGTTCAGCAAAAGGCCGAGCAATTCGTGGCTGATCTTCGGACGAAGGCGTTGGGCTATGCGTATCCGATCCTGTTTGATGAAGAGACCAAAAAGCCCTGGGCGCTTCGCAAAGCCGGATTGAGCATCATGTACAATATCCCCGGCGACGAAAAACCCGCCAACGTCATTGAGGATACGGCGGTCGATGTCCACGATCTGCCCGACTACATCGACGAACTGGACCAGATGGCGTGGGAAAACCACGGTCTCAAGCTGGAATATTCGGCACACGCCGGGGCCGGGGAGATTCACGTATTACCGCTCATTAATCTCAAATCGTCGGAGGGGCGCGCTAAATTCCGGGCGTTGCTGATGGATACGGCGCAGCTGGTGAAACGATATGGCGGTTCGCTTTCCGGCGAACACGGCGACGGGCGACTACGGGGCGAATGTATTGCGTTCATGCTCGGTCCCGAAAATTACCAGTTGTGCAAAGACGTGAAGGCGCTCTGGGACCCGCAGAATACCTTCAATCCCGGCAAGGTGGTCGATACACCACCCATGAACGAGTCGCTACGCTCGGAAGCTGACGTGGTGATTCCGCAGCCGAAAACCGTGTTCGACTTTTCGAACGATGGGGGGCTGCTCGAACTGGCTGAAAAGTGTTCCGGATCAGGCGATTGTCGGAAAACAGCTATTTCGGGCGGAACGATGTGTCCCAGCTACATGGCTACCCGACGCGAACGCGACACGACGCGGGCGCGGGCCAACATCCTCCGCCATTTTTACAGCAGTACCCAAAAACCGACGGATCACGACTACGAAGCCGTTAAGGACGTACTGGATCTGTGTTTGTCGTGTAAAGCCTGCAAAGCGGAATGCCCATCGAGTGTGGACATGACCCGGATGAAGGCTGAATTTACCCAGCAGACCTATCGCGAAAATGGCGTTCCGATGCGGGCCAAACTCGTCGGCAATTTTACCAGACTAATGTCATTGGCGAGCCTGGTTCCCTGGGCCTATAACGCGATATACGATACGCCCGCTCTCCGTAAGCTGGCAAACCGGACTGTTGGCTTTCACCCCGACCGGACGATGCCCGAACTGGCCGGAACGACGTTACGAAAATGGTATTCGACGCATCGATCAGCCAATCGAGGCACTGATGCCAAACCTGTAGGCAGTCAGCAGACCCGGACCGTGTACCTGTTTTGCGACGAATTTACGAACTACAACGATGTTGAAGTCGGACAGAAGGCGATTCAGTTGCTGGAGCGACTGGGTTATACCGTCATTATTCCCGAGCATGTAGAAAGTGGCCGGACGTATTTATCGAAGGGACTGGTGGAGGAGGCCCGGACGATTGCTATCCGGAATGTTACACTGCTCAACGACATCGTTACGGACCAGACACCACTGATTGGTCTGGAACCGTCTGCCATCCTGACGTTCCGCGACGAATATCCAGATCTGGTTCCCCCGGAACTCAAAGCCGATGCCCAGCGAATCGCGCAGCATGTTTTCCTCTTCGAAGAATGGTTTGCGCAGGAAATCGAGCGTAAACAGATTGATTCGGCTTTCTTCACGACCGAGGCCCGGCAGGTGAGAATACATGGCCACTGTCATCAGAAAGCGTTATCGTCGATGGTGCCGGTGAAAAAGGCATTGGCCCTTCCCAAAAACTACCAGGTCCAGTTGATACCCTCGGGTTGCTGCGGCATGGCTGGCTCCTTTGGGTACGAAACCGAACACTACGAGTTATCGATGCAAATTGGCGAGCTGGTCTTGTTTCCGGCGGTTCGCCAGGCGGAGGGAGCCATCATTGCGGCTGCCGGGACCAGTTGTCGGCACCAGATCAAAGATGGAACGGGTCGCAAAGCGCAACACCCCGCCGAGATTCTGTTCGATGCACTCCGGTAA